A genomic region of Deltaproteobacteria bacterium contains the following coding sequences:
- a CDS encoding type II toxin-antitoxin system RelE/ParE family toxin — protein sequence MIWRVRFSTSAEKYYRRLDADLRKRIKERLLETADMEDPLDHPQVRPLTGDLKGFFRLRVGGCRLIFSLLRDEKIIAVVNVFPRGDAY from the coding sequence GTGATCTGGAGGGTTAGGTTCTCCACCAGCGCAGAGAAATATTACAGGAGACTTGATGCGGATCTAAGAAAAAGGATAAAAGAAAGACTGCTGGAGACGGCTGATATGGAAGATCCTTTAGATCACCCCCAAGTTAGACCTCTTACAGGAGACCTAAAAGGGTTCTTCAGGCTTAGAGTAGGTGGTTGCCGCCTTATTTTCTCCCTTCTGAGGGACGAAAAGATCATTGCAGTAGTCAACGTCTTTCCACGAGGAGATGCGTATTAG